One Microtus pennsylvanicus isolate mMicPen1 chromosome 10, mMicPen1.hap1, whole genome shotgun sequence genomic window, GAAATTACAAGTCTGATAacactttaatatattttatttaattggttTAATATTGAGAATATTTACATTGGTAAAATTTTGCATATTTGTGCTTTTAACTGAGTGCTGATTGTACTGATTGTATTCCTTCAGCCAGCTAATAAACTGCTAAAAATATGAATAAGGAGAATCAGACAAAGGTGATAGAATTCtatttttctgatttccctcagtttgaGGATGGTGGCCTTTTGTTCTTCATCCTTCTGCTTTGTATTTACATGTTCATTGTTGTTGGAAACTCCATCATCTTCTTGGCTGTGCAACTGGATGTCCGTCTGCACAATCCCATGTACAGTTTCATCAGCATCTTTTCCTTCCTGGAGATTTGTTATACCACAGTGACCATTCCCAGAATGCTCTACAACCTAGTCAGCAAAGATAAAATCATCTCCTTCATTGGTTGTCTGCTGCAGATGTATTTTTTCCATGCCTTTGGAGTCACAGAAGGCTTGGTCCTCACAATAATGGCCATTGACAGATACGTTGCCATCTGTAACCCACTCCGCTATGCAATCATCATAACtccacagctgtgcacacagctTTGCACAGGCTCCTTTATCCTCGGCTTCGTCATGCTCCTCCCAGAGATTGTGTGGATATCTACTCTGCCCTTCTGTGGCCCCAATCATATCCACCAGCTCTTCTGTGATTTAGAACCTGTACTTCTCTTGGCATGTACAGACACGTCTATGATTCTGGTTGAAGATGTCATCCACGCTATCTCCATCCTGACCTGTGTCTCTATCATCACCCTTTCCTATTTAAGAATCATCACCGTGATCCTGAGGTTTCCATCTGGTGAGAGCCGGCAGAAGGCATTCTCCACATGCTCAGCCCACATCACCATATTCCTGCTGTTTTTTGGCAGTGTGGCTCTCATGTACTTGCGCTTCTCTGTCACTTTCCAGCCAATACTGGAGAAGATCATCGCACTAATGTTTGCTGTCCTTGCCCCATTTTTCAATCCTATAATCTATAGCCTGAGGAACAAAGACATGAAAGATGCTATTAAGAAAGTGTTCTGTTTTCAAAAGCCGTTCACTGTCTCCGGGACCTAATGTGAGTTTACCCATGTCTGTCCAAAATATCTCATCATTGGCATATGTTTTAAAGCAAACAATCATAAGATTAGTATGTAAATGTAAGGTTTTTTCAGAGTCTTGGTTGTTTGCCTTTCCAGTTTTCTAATACAATGACCATTGCTTGTCCTGGTAAAGAAAGTCATCTGCATCTTCTCACTATTTATATTATCAACAGGGTCTTCTAATTTTGAAATCAATGTTATGGTAGATGTTATTGTAAACTGCAAGATCCTGTCCACATTTCTGCAGGTTCTGAGCTCCTGCAGATAATCCTCAAAGAGCTCAGGATTCCTTCTGCTGCAGGCAAGAAGAAGGCCTTCTCCACATGTGTCTCCCACCGCACTGTCGTTCTCATCTTCTATGGCAGCATCCTCTTCATGTATGTGCGGCTGAAGAAAAGTTACTCCCTTGACTATAACCGAGCCTTGGCAGTGGTCTACTCTGTGGTTACCCCTTTTCTTAACCCTTTCCTCTACAGTTTGCGCAGCAAGGAAATCAAGGAGGCCCTGAAGAGGCAGCTGAAGAGAACAGGGATGCTGTGATGATGAGTGGCAGAATGAAGGCCAAGGACAGATGTGGTGTGTGATGGCTGAGGGGTCATCAAGAGTCAGAGAGGAGAAATGAAGCATCTCATTCTTCTCTATGTCAGGTGTTGAAGTGGTGGCAAGGGCTGCCTGGCCTTCAGTGTTATCATAGCCATTACAACATCTGCTGGAGCCACAGACATCTTCACCCCAGAGACTGCAAAGTGTACACAGCCCTCAGTATCTATCATAGGATGCTGTGATTTTATAACTTCAGATACTGGTGAATTATGCTTAGAATTTTTGCCAAATATGTTTTTACCTAATACATGTAGGTTCAGATTTACATGATTTAATATAAATCATATAACTGTTTCTTAAACGAtgatttttattgaataaaatttGGAGCAAAAATAAGTGTTTCTTAGATTACTCAGCAATTTTCTTGAATAGTAAACACTAGTTTATGGGCATATGCTTGAAATTTCACAAATTCGAGTCTACATTATAGCTTATATAATGATCAATTACTTTGTATTGGTAAGGTAAACCAATCTCtttgaaatttaatttattatgcaatattttcttataaaaaatttTTGACAGTGTCAACAAAAATCTTTAAACTATAGCTTCTAGCATATGGTTTTCGGTAAAAATAATATTGTCTTTGTTTTGAAAACTTTAATTCACCTGGTTCATCTTTATTCCAAGATTTAGAGTAACATTATTATGAACatgtataatataataacatttagtacacatatatgtaacaaaaatatgtctcaaaagaaaggaatAACCCAGTCAGAGAGCATCTTTGTAACAAGGATGGAGTGTGTTGTGTGTCCTGATAAGTCATCTGTGTCATTATTAGTGATCCTAAACATTTACATCTCGTATAATATATGAAAGTGTAGGAGCTGGACAATTGCCAAAAAACAGGCTTACATTACACTAATTATTCTACTTAACTAGCTATTTCCTGTAACGTGACTATTAGAAAGTGGGAACTTACTTATCAACCAGTACTAAGAAATGTTTATACATCTGAATATGTTTGTAATTGAAAGATCAAACATAGACTATAAGAAGTGTCTAGGGGACTCGTGGCTCACCATTTAGAAGCTCTTCCTGTTACTGTAGAAAATtggagttcagtccccagtacccaAATCAGGTtactcacagctgcctgtcacCCTAGTTCCAGGGTACTCAATTGCTTCTTGTATCtccttacacagacacacaaatatatgcaatGCTTAAAAGTGAATTCTTTCAAAAAGAGCAATACTTGTTCTAtgtggaggcaaaaaaaaaagtgagcctgttccaccttgtctgaaggtcagagtttgaggttgctcaaagTTGTTAACAAGTGTGGCTACACCATTGACCTAGGGTGTAATTAGTTGGTGTTTGGGCCATTGAGCTGGCCCAGAGAGATGTATCCtgtccaccctgaccaaaggtcagagaattcaagcataacTCTGCTCCTTTTGAGTTAGAAgatttgacctagggagtggctgccttcaggatacttggtctagggtgggttcactgcctaaacaacagaatgcttttctcataaATTAATGGCTTGCATCTTAAACTATTGAAGCAAGCAACTGTTCAGGTAGTCCTGTGTATAACTTTAAagcattttttgtatttttttattttcctccttttcataTTGGGATATAAAattgtatggaaaattaaatactGCACAGACTCAGTACTCGGAACTTAAAACTCAGTATAGAGTAGACTGAGTTGTCTTTCCAGTACTATCGTAAatctctgtgattctttcttatttctgttcctCTTATTTAACATTTCTAATTCTCACCACCGTACTCTGGAACATATGGACCTGCTGAGGCTAGGAGCCTGGCAAAATCACCCCAAAAAGGTGGTTCCTGACAGTTTTATAGATCAAGTGGATCCCCCAAATAAATGTACCTCTACTACCTTCAGAAtgtcacccacccatccatcctgttgtttaaagacaacacaatttatttatcctttgaaaattttatgcaatacattttgatcatatctcCCAGCTACACCCAAATTCCTACCTCTCCAACATTATGCATTATgctttatgttctctctctctctctctctctctctctctctctctctctctctctctctctctctctctcctcttctcttctctttcttccttttaaactaGTTGAATCCAACTTTTGTAGGCTAAATTCTCGTGGTCATAGGGCCTGCCCTTGAGTGTTATTTATAAAACAGTACTCATTCTCTTACAGAAAAGCAACTTTCTCACAGCAGCTACCAAATGGCTGTAGATTGACACCTGATGTGGATACTTTGTGCCTGTCTCCTATccaccatgctgggattttgtctggtttaaGTTAGCCAAGATCTTGTTCATGCTGTCACAGTCATTGTGAATTCCTGTGCCTCTGCCCTGTTGTTCCTGGAGAACAGTTTCCTTGAACTCATCCTCCCCCTCTGACTCTTGCAATGTTTCTGCCCACTCTTCTGCAAAGACCTTTGAGCTTTGAGCAGAACGGGTGTGTTAAAGAACACCATTTAACTCAGAACACCCCGAACTCTTTTATTCTCTATTGATTGATCAGTTGTATCTGTGCTAGTTCCCATCTCCTGCAAGAAGAAACCTTCTCTAATGAGGTTTGAGGGATACACTGATTTATAGATATAGTGTTAAGTCATTTTAGGGGTCGTTTTAATGCTGTCATTACTTATTGGAGTAATAGTGGTAGGTTCACCTGTAGAGCCTATGACACTTCATGGCTGAGAAAGTGATAAACCCTAGCCTTTAAATCCCTTTGTTTAATAGTTTTCCATTATCCATAGCCACTAAAGTAATgggaaacacagagaagaaaaacccATTTACTCCCTGACACAGTAAGAACTGCTAAAATTCCTTAAAATACTTGGAGAGAGAAGTTTGCCAATTTTCATTTGGTCAAAACCAAGTTCATTAAGTAGAATGACATATTTATTAGAGACTTGAAATACAGCCAAGTCGCCAAGGGCCTGAAATTGTGCCCTGAGAGAGGGTTGGGTAGTCATAggcacgtgtatgtgtgtctgatgACACAAGTTCAATCCCCATATGCCAAAAGATGGCAGGAGGGAACTGAGCTATGCCTCAGAGTGATTcactgacttccacatatgcCTTGGGTAAAGTACACCcctgtcacacatacacacacagaggaaacaaagaaTGTAAATAAAGAGGATGCTCTAAATAGACCTTACAGCTTCTTAGAAGGCCATAATCGAGTAATTGAACTAATTTGAGCTTTAGGTCcagattttatacatttttaacatTGGAATAATGATGATTCTGACAAATTTGCTGGGGGTGTTTTGATATATAAAGCagttctgtagtgatattttgtttgtaatctaacaaagtttgcgtaaagatcagagtgcagagttaagccactagaggtcaggtaagggtggtacacacctttaattccagcacttgcgagacagaggcagatggacctctgtgagttcaagaccactgtgggctacaggagattgaatctgaataaaagagaaactgagctcacacaaaggtgattacAATACTTGGGAtccaacacctttaatccccccactagagaggtggagacaagattgatatggctgggcggaagGATGAATATGAGGCAGAAAGAGACAAGAGCTCAGATGTAGTTTAACATTGTATAACGCAAACAATTATTTCCTAACTtacacagaaaatcaaaacaactctctccttttctctactACCTGGCATGTCTTCAAATCCTCACTTCCCATAAGGGTGGAGTCTTTGTAAGATGGAAGTGTGGCAACAGAGTTCCCTAATTAGGCACTTGGGGCATAATGAGCTTTTCTGTAGGCCCTGGGAAGTGTGTCAAAACAAACACTTTCTCCATTGTTTATCCCTCGAGAAACCTAGTGTTGCGGTTATAACCTTCCTATTTGTTGGGCTGAAAAGAAATCAAGATATTTGGGGAAAGAGGATTCTGGAAGAGGTGAGTGTAAGATGGGAAGACCCCAAGAGTCATTGTTGATGTTATGAAAACACATGAGATGGAGGACTGTCACTCAGGTATGGGGGCATGGAGAAGGTCATTGTGTTCTTTGACTACAGCAAATACATGAAGAAATGGTCTATTAAATTTCATCTTTGACACTGTATCTCTGACATTCTCATCACGACTGAGTCCTGGGTTATTTATAATCTAGTATGCCTGTTTGTTATATAGCAGAGTCAGGAAAGACAGCAAGGAATTTAAAAAGCCATGATAATGATTGCAGTTTACTAGCTGGGTTTCTGGTTGTTCCTCTCCCCCAGGAAATAGAGGAGTATTTTTTTGTATAATTCTCCCCTTTTACTTCTTCCAGGTTTCAATTTTGTGATTGTGAAGTGTATTATTGACAGAGTAATTTGACTTACTGAGCAATTAAACATATATCAGGTCATTGCAGACCAATAAAGAATGCCAGACCATAAATTCAAAAGATGCAGGTGTTGAAATTGTTTTAAAGCAAGAAGTATTTGCATTGTATTTAAGCTTAGAAGCAAGCTCTGGAGTCTTTTAGACAGCCCTCAACTATGTAAGTTGCTAGCATACCCACTCTTTTGCAGTTAAGAAATCTTGAGTCAGTTACCTGAGAGACTGAACTGGACCAAGACATATTTGAAGGTGATTAATCTGGATAATAGTATAAAACAAGAAACAATTAGAACATCAATTATTTTTTCTGTGAGCAtcaattttaatgtaaattttcaTGAATAAATACCAAATGGAATTttgttcttcatattttttttatatttaactgtATATTTAATGTTCTATGAGAtcactggaaaacaaacaaaatactcgGCTTCTTCCGGTTGATTATTTTTGTGTGGATGCTTGTTTCGAGGCTTCAAAAGAGTATATGAATTGTGTCTAAGGTCAGCTCCCAGCTGACTGACTGTTTGAGGTGGCTATCCAtagttttcctcttttccttcagaTCTTGCACTGTCAAACAGTTGAGTTTGACTAAAGAACACAACTTAGACTAATGCAAAATATTGTAGCAAACAATCGAAAAGACACCACTGAACCTGTGTTACATGCTCACTATTTTCCAGCTTTAGGTTAGTAGAGTTAATAAAATTTTCTGTCAAagacaatgtgtttaaaaaaaatcttataagtAGAAAAGGAAATTTTCTGTTGAAATTAGTTGATGAAATCCCTTTCAGAAAGGATCACAGGACTGAATAGATCATGAACCCTATGTTTTTACACTTGAGGAGGAGTTTTACCAGATCTTGATCAAATGATATTacatcaaaaattattttctatatataGCTGTTTCATGACAGCACACATTTCTGTTAACTTCTCTGAATGCAGAGCAGTTTTGCTTGTCATAACAAGGGATGGGTTGAGCTAAACTGCTATCATACTGTTTGTCTCTGTAAATCATCTTTATGTAACTAGATTATGTAGTAGAAGGCAGTTTCTAAACTGTTATCTTTTACTAAAATTGCCAAATTCTTGGGCAATGATACAtgccaaattttatttataaatagtagttattttattttaaaaagcagaataaTTGACAACTAGATATACTTAGTAAAATTTTTGAAATCTGACAATAATACcttatcatatattttatttaattggcTTAATATTGAGAATGGTtaaatttttgtgtatttgttcttttattagaTTACAAATTGTGCCTATTCCTTCAGCCAGCTAATAAACTGCTAAAAATATGAATAAGGAGAATCAGACAAAGGTGATAGAATTCtatttttctgatttccctcagtttgaGGATGGTGGCCTTTTGTTCTTCATCCTTCTGCTTTATATTTACATGTTCATTGTTGTTGGAAACTCCATCATCTTCTTGGCTGTGCAACTGGATGTCCGTCTGCACAATCCCATGTACAGTTTCATCAGCATCTTTTCCTTCCTGGAGATTTGTTATACCACAGTGACCATTCCCAGAATGCTCTACAACCTAGTCAGCAAAGATAAAATCATCTCCTTCATTGGTTGTCTGCTGCAGATGTATTTTTTCCATGCCTTTGGAGTCACAGAAAGCTTGGTCCTCACAATAATGGCCATTGACAGATACGTTGCCATCTGTAACCCACTCCGCTATGCAATCATCATAACtccacagctgtgcacacagctTTGCACAGGCTCCTTTATCATCGGCTTCGTCATGCTCCTCCCAGAGATTGTGTGGATATCTACTCTGCCCTTCTGTGGCCCCAATCATATCCACCAGCTCTTCTGTGATTTAGAACCTGTACTTCTCTTGGCGTGTACAGACACGTCTATGATTCTTGCTGAAGATGTCATCCATGCTATCTCCATCCTGACCTGTGTCTCTATCATCACCCTTTCCTATTTAAGAATCATCACCGTGATCCTGAGGTTTCCATCTGGTGAGAGCCGGCAGAAGGCATTCTCCACATGCTCAGCCCACATCACCATATTCCTACTGTTTTCTGTCAGTGTGTCTCTCATGTACTTGCGTTTCTCTGCTACATTCCAACCTCTTCTGGAGAAGATCATCGCACTAATGTTTGCTGTCCTTGCCCCATTTTTCAATCCTATAATCTATAGCCTGAGGAACAAAGACATGAAAGATGCCATTAAGAACCTGTTCTGTTCTCAAAAGCTATTCATTGTCTCTGGGACCTAAGGTGAGTTTACCCATGCCAGTTCAAAATATCTCATCCTCTTCATATGTTTTTGAAGCaactatgatgtgggagtgatttcttattaataaagaaactgcctagacccatttgataggccaacccttaggtaggtggagtaaacagaatggaatgctgggagaaagaagctgagtcaaggagttgccatggttctcccactccagacagacgcaggttaagatcattcctggtaagccagcttgtgggctacacagattaatagaaatgggttagatcaatatgtaaaagctagccaataagaaactgaaactaatgggtcaggcagtgtttaaaagaatacagtttccgtgtaattatttcgggaaaagctagccgttcaggcggccgggtgcggggactcagacCGCCACTCCTACTACTACACAACTAACTCTAATATTATGAATGATGCAGTGCCATCTTTTCAAGCCATTAAAGATCATGACTGATGggataataatatttataattggCACAGCTAAATGATTTTTTGTGTATGCTTTGACTTTATACTTAGAATTGGTTGATTATTTACATAGTCATTTATAAAATCTTAACAAAACCCACATGACTGAGATTATTCGGGCTTGAGGAAGGAATGTGACTGACACTCTGATTTTAGTTCAAGGACATTCGCTATACTCTTTCTATTTAGCtagtgataaaatgccatgattAGGTGGCACATAGTCACTGGCATATGTTGGGACTTGGTGTTGATTTCAAGATTTCTTTGCAAAGATTCTagcattcttttcctttctttcttcctttttggttttttgagacacggtttcccTGTAGgtttggagcttgttctggaacttgctcttgtagaccagtctggccttgaactcacagagatctgcctgcctctgcctcctgagtgctgggattaaaggtgtgcgcttcCACCGCCCTGATGATTCTAACCCTCTTAAAGATCAAGTAGTTGAGTATACTGCCTTGAGAATAAAAACTGTAAACATAAAACATTCAAACAGTTacaattgatattttaaaaaattggaacTGTAGATGGCTTTGTGGTTAAGAGTTTATGTTCCTGTGATTTAGTGTTCtatgttcttttttcttatcTGTCCAGAAATGTCCATTTTGTCTCTCTTGATATATTACTTCTCcttgattttatgttttcttcctaattctttcattcttgatgttttccttccaattctatctttattctttcttattctctcattttctctctttttcctctgttttttctCTACAGTTTATACACCCCAacaaaatctttcaggcaatacagatattacaatgtggttacattctgtttATCAAGTAAATTATTACAATGAGTACAAGTGAAAAACAGaatgttttccatatcccttacatTATTAAATATCTTACATATGAAAACTGAATTATCCCCAAGAACCCACATGCATTCATATCCAACCCACTCGTTGTAGATTAACAGAGTGTAAGCAAGCAAGATGTTCTTCTCGGCCAGGTGTTTTCCTGGAAgactgcattttgcagttacaaagaaaggatcaaTCACTTTATTACTTGTCTTAGAagataatcttataaggaatcttaaagcaATCACAAACCtaaattttatacatgaaaaacAATCAGTCAGCTCGGCTTTAAATCTTCAGTGTGCAGACCCACTCATCAATAGTgttttatatcaggagattgagggcagaGATgtgtataaggaattaatcaccACCTTTGGTCATCAAacaatcctagcaagaaaggcaCATGAGCTAATGATAATcgggtttcttttttcttgttccctgaccttaaagaGTTCCTCACTCAACTATCTGCCTTTTTAAAACTTTGCATTGTTTCTTCTTGGGTTTTCACCTCAAAACTATTTGACGAAGATATCTTAGtctaattttaagttattttcaaagctttgtttcctCTATAATGCACTCTAAAATCTGAAAATACCTCCtaacattaaggttaaaagaatttaagctagCTGAGCTACAAGGACTCAATTCTTTCTCTTAATCATTAGCCTAAACCTCAGTCTATACTGCTTCCCAGTAAAATCTCAATTGTTCTATCTATGTGACacttgcttttttatatttttaatcactaaaactctatttaaactaacattattgTTATCATTTAGACAGTGCAGCTTAAGAAGAAGTTATCTTCATAATAATctacaggtaaaaatgcccaatAGAACAGGATGTACCCATTAGATAAACATactacattacaggcagtggggatctcTCCACATCCATTCACACCAtgacagataccagagaaagatcgCAGCAgcaagcagaagcaaaagacattctgcCGTCTGTGGTTTCCTATCAGAGACTCACCCATTAGTGATTCACCTCTTGGTGGAATGACACCTTGAACTTCAATTGCCATCCACTACTCGTCTGACAAGGTCACTGACAAAATATCAAGCTTATTCTAATACCTTTCCCATTTCACAGGATCTACTTAAGAGCTACATAACATAGGATAGTTAACTAATcttgtctatttatttttaaaattttactgtgtcatccaggctggtctcaaactcacaatcttccttccccaatctcctgagtgttgggattacaggcacatactaCCACACTTGACATAACCAAACCTTTGAAGTTTCACTTGCTTTATCTGTAAAAGGAGATAAAACTGGTAACTAATCTAAAAATGTAGTATGTATCAAGTTAGTTGAATATTGAAACCTTCAACATGGTATGTTGCTTGAAGTGCACAATAAACATTtctatcataaaaaaaaataaaaggagtttATGTTCCtttctcagaggacctgagtttgtttctcaGCATCTATGTTAGACAGCTCACAATGACATGTTACTTCAGTTTGTGCCTGTGAATGACTAGGAGTTAGACAGATTCTTGATACGTAGAGGGCCCACAGATAGGTAACAAAGATGGCAaacttctgatttctttctgaccTGAGAAAAAGGGCTGGATGCTTGAGACCTGAGGCCTGGTGCTGGTGACAGCACTTCCTTCTAGAGAACATGGATtaggaaatgtttatttaaagCTGTGGGCCTATCAGTACCTAGTCTTTGTTCAAACTGACCAAACAAAAATACCTCATAAAGACACATAAAACTTCCAgttgtagaaaagaaaaagaacccacTCTGCTTTGTTGgaaatctttctttctgtgtataatGTTGTGtgcaaggagtgtgtgtgtgtgtatgtaccttgTGTGGGGGAGTGTATGTATGCTcctagtgtgtgtatgtttgcatttagtatgtgtgtgcacttagtgtgtgtgagtgtctgtttGTaccttgtgcatgtatgtgtgtacaacttctgtatgcatgtgtaaataaatgcatgtcttttgtgtgtatttgtgtgtctgtgtgtgtacatatgcatgtgtttcTTCACCTTTaataaaagtatttgtttttgatattttcctGCTCTCAGCTGGTGTATTGAATACTTTCTTCTTACCATTAATCCTGTGactggcagagaaaatgaacccATTCCAGATCCCCGGAAAATAACACTAAGggttctgacaccctcctctggcctctgagaacaCCCTTATACATACAGCACCTACACGCACAAAtacaaattagaaataaaaaataatttaattctgGTAATATTAAGATGGTCAACCTTTGGTCATGCTCCATTAAAATGTCATGCCATCATCATAACTCATTGTAAAAATTAGCAATACTTTGcaggtttggtttgcttttccaTTCTCTGCCCTAGATCTTATATTCGCCCACcataaattttatacattttggtGTCTTGTTCagacttctctcctttcttcctacaAAACTACTCCAGGAGTGGTGTTAGGAATAAAGTAAAATCTCAAGAAAAATGATTTT contains:
- the LOC142858385 gene encoding olfactory receptor 6K3-like, giving the protein MNKENQTKVIEFYFSDFPQFEDGGLLFFILLLYIYMFIVVGNSIIFLAVQLDVRLHNPMYSFISIFSFLEICYTTVTIPRMLYNLVSKDKIISFIGCLLQMYFFHAFGVTESLVLTIMAIDRYVAICNPLRYAIIITPQLCTQLCTGSFIIGFVMLLPEIVWISTLPFCGPNHIHQLFCDLEPVLLLACTDTSMILAEDVIHAISILTCVSIITLSYLRIITVILRFPSGESRQKAFSTCSAHITIFLLFSVSVSLMYLRFSATFQPLLEKIIALMFAVLAPFFNPIIYSLRNKDMKDAIKNLFCSQKLFIVSGT
- the LOC142858384 gene encoding olfactory receptor 6K3-like, which produces MNKENQTKVIEFYFSDFPQFEDGGLLFFILLLCIYMFIVVGNSIIFLAVQLDVRLHNPMYSFISIFSFLEICYTTVTIPRMLYNLVSKDKIISFIGCLLQMYFFHAFGVTEGLVLTIMAIDRYVAICNPLRYAIIITPQLCTQLCTGSFILGFVMLLPEIVWISTLPFCGPNHIHQLFCDLEPVLLLACTDTSMILVEDVIHAISILTCVSIITLSYLRIITVILRFPSGESRQKAFSTCSAHITIFLLFFGSVALMYLRFSVTFQPILEKIIALMFAVLAPFFNPIIYSLRNKDMKDAIKKVFCFQKPFTVSGT